From Diceros bicornis minor isolate mBicDic1 chromosome 17, mDicBic1.mat.cur, whole genome shotgun sequence, the proteins below share one genomic window:
- the ATP23 gene encoding mitochondrial inner membrane protease ATP23 homolog, with amino-acid sequence MAGAGDARGPGPAAGEPPPQQRGACQVFPERPAQGKPPQEGFLSGFFTNDQKCPLMLLKTLETNPYVKLLLDAMKHSGCAVNKDRHFSCEDCNGNVSGGFDASTSQIVLCQNNISNQAHMSRVVTHELIHAFDHCRAHVNWFTNVRHLACSEVRAANLSGDCSLVNEIFRLHFGLKQHHQTCVRDRAVLSILAVRDVSKEVAQKAVDEVFEPCFHDHEPFGRIPHNKTYARYAHRDFQNRDRYYSNI; translated from the exons ATGGCAGGAGCTGGGGACGCGCGCGGGCCGGGCCCCGCGGCCGGGGAGCCGCCGCCGCAGCAGCGCGGCGCGTGCCAGGTCTTCCCCGAGCGGCCGGCCCAGGGGAAGCCCCCGCAGGAGGGGTTCCTTTCCGGCTTCTTCACCAACGACCAGAAGTGCCCGCTCATGCTCCTGAAGACGCTGGAGACAA ATCCGTACGTCAAACTTCTACTTGATGCCATGAAGCACTCAGGTTG TGCTGTTAACAAAGACAGACACTTTTCCTGTGAAGATTGTAATGGGAACGTCAGCGGAGGTTTTGATGCTTCGACATCTCAG ATTGTTTTGTGCCAGAATAATATCAGTAATCAGGCCCACATGAGCAGAGTGGTCACCCACGAGCTCATTCATGCATTTGACCATTGCCGTGCTCATGTCAACTGGTTCACCAATGTCAGACATCTGGCCTGCTCAGAG GTTCGAGCTGCCAACCTTAGTGGAGACTGCTCACTCGTAAATGAAATATTCAGGTTACACTTTGGATTAAAACAACACCATCAG acGTGCGTGCGAGACAGAGCCGTTCTTTCTATCCTGGCCGTTAGGGATGTCAGCAAAGAAGTAGCTCAGAAGGCTGTTGACGAAGTGTTTGAACCTTGTTTCCATGACCATGAGCCTTTTGGAAGGATCCCACATAACAAGACTTACGCAAGATATGCCCACAGAGACTTTCAAAACCGCGATCGGTATTACTCAAATATATGA